From the genome of Acropora palmata chromosome 4, jaAcrPala1.3, whole genome shotgun sequence, one region includes:
- the LOC141879515 gene encoding uncharacterized protein LOC141879515 encodes NDGPPTNVVTNRRTKSNTEQSRLLNQGDKEPASLLPSHRGFKLASLNMNKLTTHIDELRIFLAHNEIDILSINETKLNETISDNEVNILGYEIVRRDRTTDGGGGVCFYVKKSVIVRNDLNMETLENLCLEIQQPRSKPFVVVTWYRPPDSPIGIFSSFEHLIGILDLENFEYYLMGDLNCDMIATRYDNDTCKLMSITDVYGLQQLITEPTRVTPTSSTLIDVIYTNFPDKIVCSGVCHISISDHSMVFAYRKLSINGVTLGHNSDLQKIQQI; translated from the coding sequence AACGATGGGCCGCCCACCAATGTTGTCACTAACCGACGTACAAAAAGCAATACTGAGCAATCTCGTCTATTAAATCAAGGCGATAAAGAGCCTGCCTCACTATTGCCATCTCATCGCGGTTTTAAATTAGCCTCCTTGAACATGAATAAATTAACTACTCACATTGACGAACTTAGAATTTTTCTAGCACATAACGAAATAGATATCTTATCGATTAATGAAACTAAGTTGAATGAAACTATTAGCGACAACGAGGTTAACATCCTAGGCTATGAAATTGTTAGACGTGACAGAACTACAGACGGTGGGGGAGGAGTATGCTTTTACGTGAAAAAATCAGTAATAGTACGAAATGATTTGAACATGGAAACTCTTGAAAACTTATGTCTAGAAATTCAACAACCTAGATCTAAACCGTTTGTTGTCGTCACGTGGTACAGACCTCCTGATTCTCCTATTGGTATCTTTTCATCTTTCGAACATTTAATTGGGATTCTcgatttggaaaattttgaatattATCTAATGGGAGACCTAAACTGTGATATGATTGCTACAAGATATGACAATGATACCTGCAAACTAATGAGTATCACTGATGTATATGGACTTCAACAACTTATAACAGAACCAACAAGAGTAACTCCGACGTCTTCAACTTTAATTGATGtaatttatactaattttCCAGATAAAATTGTTTGTTCAGGAGTGTGCCATATCAGTATTAGCGATCATAGCATGGTGTTCGCCTACAGAAAATTATCTATAAATGGAGTGACTCTTGGGCACAACTCTGACCTACAGAAAATTCAGCAAATTTAA
- the LOC141880174 gene encoding uncharacterized protein LOC141880174: MSEMEKLQFEDKSLRDLISSLKEENMKLIQEPDSLTFALQIVSREAMNQRPAASSPTNTSNNDTISPGEVSLTPCNNTRPEERTDQNEWQVVSKRKKKRKGKTQKQRNDETRCNSNDSEDSVPEKVSTTLLIGDSMIKNIQGTKLGEAVGHRVVVKSFSGATTKAMKDYLKPNLELSPNQVVLHVGTNDLKQKEPRHVADSIVNLARQIENSCEATVVVSELISRRDEFNEAVKTTNKHLKSYCQQNGWKLIQRQNITEKGLNRGGLHLNFQGNRTFFKNFQTCLD; the protein is encoded by the coding sequence ATGAGTGAGATGGAAAAGTTGCAGTTTGAGGACAAGAGCCTACGAGATTTAATTTCATCGTTGAaggaagaaaacatgaaattaaTTCAAGAACCGGACTCCCTTACATTTGCATTGCAGATTGTATCTAGAGAAGCAATGAACCAAAGGCCTGCCGCTAGTTCACCAACAAACACCTCTAACAATGACACAATCAGTCCAGGCGAGGTGTCATTAACGCCTTGTAATAATACCCGGCCTGAAGAGCGCACTGATCAGAATGAATGGCAAGTTGTTagcaagagaaagaaaaagagaaagggTAAAACACAGAAACAGAGAAACGATGAGACACGGTGCAACTCCAACGACTCGGAAGATTCTGTGCCAGAGAAAGTTAGCACAACTCTGTTGATTGGAGACTCTATGATAAAAAATATCCAAGGTACAAAGTTAGGAGAAGCCGTTGGCCATCGAGTAGTGGTTAAATCGTTCTCTGGTGCTACTACAAAAGCTATGAAAGACTACCTTAAACCCAATCTGGAACTTTCACCAAACCAAGTCGTACTTCACGTTGGCACCAATGACCTTAAGCAAAAAGAGCCGCGACACGTTGCTGACTCGATTGTAAATCTCGCCAGACAAATTGAGAACTCATGTGAAGCCACAGTTGTCGTTTCTGAGCTTATTTCTAGACGAGACGAATTCAACGAGGCGGTGAAAACAACGAATAAACATCTGAAGAGCTACTGCCAGCAGAATGGTTGGAAACTTATCCAGCGCCAAAATATCACAGAAAAGGGACTGAATAGGGGCGGTCTACATCTTAATTTTCAAGGTAATCGTAcgttttttaagaattttcaaACATGCTTAGACTGA
- the LOC141878688 gene encoding nuclear apoptosis-inducing factor 1-like has product MAENKRSRKSNFTAAECSVIFEEAEQNIEIIKSKFTSTLTNKNKTKVWEDITAKVNSLGVCLRSVSEVKEKWRGMVGAAKKEFSKFRASQRKTGGGEKPASPKTSSKKIIEIFGDDPSFSGIQGGLESAVPVSVLDTPSLGLTEQEISGAEAGERDVSVTAEI; this is encoded by the exons ATGGCTGAAAATAAGAGAAGCCGGAAATCGAACTTTACGGCTGCTGAATGCTCGGTAATCTTTGAAGAAGCGgaacaaaacattgaaataatCAAAAGTAAATTCACCTCCACACTAacgaacaaaaacaagacaaaagtGTGGGAGGATATCACGGCAAAAGTAAATTCCTTGGGTGTCTGCTTACGAAGTGTTAGCGAAGTCAAGGAGAAATGGCGAGGGATGGTCGGTGCTGccaaaaaagaattttcaaaGTTCCGAGCTTCGCAAAGAAAAACCGGTGGAGGAGAGAAGCCAGCTTCCCCAAAAACTTCCTCGAAAAAGATAATTGAAATTTTCGGAGATGACCCCTCATTTTCTGGGATTCAGGGCGGTCTCGAATCAG CAGTACCAGTCAGTGTGCTGGACACACCAAGTTTGGGCTTAACAGAGCAAGAGATCAGTGGGGCTGAAGCAGGGGAGCGTGATGTGAGTGTGACTGCGGAGATATAG